From the genome of Vibrio gangliei, one region includes:
- the choW gene encoding choline ABC transporter permease subunit — MNFITDHKIPLGHWMEMVVDWLTLNAATLFDTISFFLETIIMSLVNVFQWLPPAVPIIITAALAWYLHRKLSLVLFIIASLLLILNMGYWQEMLETFVLVFAATTISVLIGVPLGIMAAHRPWLYTLLRPILDLMQTVPTFVYLIPTLVLFGLGIVPGLISTIIFAIAAPIRLTYLGIIKVPEELVEAGKAFGASKTKLLFKVELPAALPSIMAGVTQCIMLSLSMVVVAALVGADGLGKPVIRALNTVNISQGFEAGLAIVLVAIILDRLCKAPNQAKEG, encoded by the coding sequence CCGCGACTCTTTTCGATACCATTTCATTCTTTCTTGAAACTATCATCATGAGTTTAGTGAACGTTTTTCAATGGCTACCACCAGCCGTTCCAATTATTATCACCGCAGCACTCGCTTGGTATTTACACCGTAAATTATCCTTAGTCCTGTTCATCATCGCCTCTTTGTTATTGATATTAAACATGGGCTATTGGCAAGAAATGCTGGAAACCTTTGTTCTTGTTTTTGCAGCGACAACGATTTCCGTATTAATTGGCGTCCCTCTAGGCATCATGGCGGCGCACCGTCCTTGGTTGTACACGTTATTGCGCCCAATCTTAGATTTAATGCAAACCGTTCCAACCTTTGTCTACTTGATCCCAACATTAGTGTTATTTGGATTAGGGATAGTACCTGGGCTGATTTCTACCATTATTTTTGCTATCGCCGCCCCCATTCGTTTGACCTATCTAGGCATCATTAAAGTGCCAGAAGAATTAGTGGAAGCGGGTAAAGCATTTGGCGCGAGTAAAACCAAGCTTTTGTTTAAAGTTGAATTACCAGCAGCTCTGCCAAGTATTATGGCTGGGGTGACGCAATGTATCATGTTGTCACTCTCTATGGTTGTTGTCGCGGCACTTGTCGGTGCTGATGGCTTAGGTAAACCCGTGATCCGAGCATTAAACACGGTAAATATTTCTCAAGGATTCGAAGCGGGTCTGGCCATTGTTTTGGTTGCCATCATTCTTGACCGTTTATGCAAAGCACCAAACCAAGCAAAAGAGGGATAA